A window of the Amblyraja radiata isolate CabotCenter1 chromosome 5, sAmbRad1.1.pri, whole genome shotgun sequence genome harbors these coding sequences:
- the gpr137b gene encoding integral membrane protein GPR137B, translating to MDAEGEAPLFPTLSPAISFVKLGLTVAYTVFYSLLFAFVCVQLLLILHYRHKRLSYQTVFLFLCLIWAALRTILFSFYFEDFAPANSLGPFPYWLLYCFPVCLQFFSLSLMNLYFTQVIFKAKSKYCPELQKYRLPLQLVFLLASLLFFVVNLTCAVLVKMTHSDTRTIVFVRVAVNDTLFVLCAVTLSISLYKMAKMSLANIYLESKGTSLCQVAVVGLVIILLYTSRACYNLVAITLTSYNHVKMFDYDWYNVSDQADLHIQLGDKQYLVFGVILLIWELLPTTLVVLFFRVRRPTQSLMDNGIPCRRGFSPKAFFFDNPRRNDSGDDLAWNAVSYSAFGSTADQYGSRNQSYEDFTSHAHVPIVAEVHLYNSTPSSMI from the exons ATGGACGCGGAGGGCGAGgcgccgctcttccccaccctctctccagcCATCTCCTTTGTGAAGCTGGGCCTGACCGTCGCCTACACCGTCTTTTACTCGCTGCTCTTCGCGTTTGTCTGCGTTCAGCTCCTGTTGATTCTGCACTATCGGCACAAGAGGCTGAGCTACCAAACCGTGTTTCTCTTCCTCTGCTTGATCTGGGCTGCCCTGAGGACCATCCTTTTCTCGTTTTATTTCGAGGATTTTGCGCCAGCCAACTCGCTCGGTCCCTTCCCTTACTGGCTGCTGTACTGCTTCCCAGTCTGTCTCCAGTTCTTCAGTTTAAGTTTGATGAACCTGTACTTCACGCAG GTGATTTTCAAAGCAAAATCCAAGTACTGCCCAGAACTTCAAAAATACAG GCTCCCCCTTCAGCTGGTTTTCCTGTTGGCCAGTCTCCTGTTCTTTGTGGTCAACTTAACATGCGCCGTGCTGGTGAAGATGACACACTCTGACACCAGGACCATTGTGTTTGTCCGCGTGGCCGTCAACGACACGCTCTTCGTGCTGTGCGCAGTCACCCTCTCCATCAGCCTGTACAAGATGGCAAAAATGTCCCTGGCCAACATATACTTAGAATCTAAG GGAACGTCATTGTGTCAGGTTGCAGTGGTGGGATTGGTAATTATATTACTGTACACATCGAGGGCCTGCTACAACCTGGTCGCTATCACACTCACCTCCTACAACCACGTGAAGATGTTTGATTATGACTGGTATAACGTATCTGATCAG GCAGATCTACATATTCAACTGGGGGATAAACAATATTTGGTGTTTGGGGTGATCCTATTAATCTGGGAACTGCTTCCCACCACTCTGGTTGTCCTGTTCTTTCGTGTAAGGAGACCCACGCAAAGTCTG ATGGATAACGGAATACCTTGCAGACGTGGATTCTCTCCCAAAGCCTTTTTCTTTGATAATCCTCGGCGCAATGACAGTGGAGATGATTTGGCCTGGAATGCAGTTTCCTACAGTGCATTCGGCAG CACAGCAGATCAATATGGATCTAGGAACCAAAGCTATGAGGACTTTACTTCACATGCTCACGTGCCAATAGTTGCAGAGGTCCATCTGTACAACTCCACCCCTTCAAGTATGATCTGA